A window of the Vanessa cardui chromosome 27, ilVanCard2.1, whole genome shotgun sequence genome harbors these coding sequences:
- the LOC124541265 gene encoding uncharacterized protein LOC124541265 isoform X1 produces MASGDSDHIEVMDNTVLKKSDVGTGHSGSEDDDRDRASIAEKNAPYDPAVGPLGAISKVHKSDRKIGHRRVGEGGEITYKKIQSSQIMGSIQLGIQHAIGGLASKPERDLLMQDFMTVETTNFPSEGSNHTPAHHYSEFKFKTYAPIAFRYFRDLFGIQPDDFLMSMCSAPLRELSNPGASGSIFYLTNDDEFIIKTVQHKEGEFLQKLLPGYYLNLDQNPRTLLPKFFGLYCYQCNSKNVRLVAMNNLLPSYVKLHQKYDLKGSTYKRKASKTERQKSSPTYKDLDFMEHHTEGIFLEADTYTALIKTMQRDCRVLESFKIMDYSLLVGIHNLDEAQREKTEARKRTDSGQSDDENEGEPKKSGLNRTRLEQAKEDFKTQVKRTQSINRQRLVAHSTAMESIQAESEPIDEEEDVPPGGIPARNARGERLLLFLGIIDILQSYRLRKKLEHTWKSMIHDGDTVSVHRPNFYAQRFLDFMARTVFKKIPSSLKHSPSKRKSIAKPSRPQEEIDTAGATTSSGSAMKAVSLTDVTAQITPTSVTSPVSTAAKVSQAAAKTTLTEPDVAFPAVLKGSQKQRVPPPVPPRGSPKTKRGGANSQTSSLDTKGDYQTLRIPVNDIPRQTAITCSDDDFGFYGHDLRFREPVACRIPPSISDHSFKLTKESSNSFSGYPEEGDRLSHSGRDLIAQSTMMSRFNIDKAVREHLDTGNYDDDSFTESSDEVIVIHELNDDFVIETMSNDSVNYKSEIPPKNKKSFKSTFKNSSPVESTNGQKSKSSLISRINTLKKSLTVQKDLQFAETDKMPERSNEKGGFISGITKFNFNQSIKDKYRGLTRTKFKPKIEIKTYSEEHQNVNKDEVICHKKAKTKIDLFQKHILKVQTEPDSCSVSSSRDSVLSTFERGDIKQTKKIFEQPQKVETTTVPKKPNYHKKKRAPDPIALKLNTGNVHDKIRKFSVSIVPEPPKAPPPITPRKKEVDIKRDAFIQKFDTKIIYEMRKEFEEIL; encoded by the exons GTATCCAACACGCAATCGGTGGTCTTGCCTCGAAGCCGGAACGCGATCTTCTCATGCAGGACTTCATGACAGTCGAGACGACAAACTTCCCGTCCGAGGGATCGAACCACACGCCCGCTCACCACTACTCCGAGTTCAAGTTCAAAACGTACGCCCCGATAGCCTTCAGATACTTCCGAGATCTGTTCGGAATACAGCCAGACGATTTCCTT ATGTCAATGTGCAGCGCCCCGTTACGCGAGCTCAGCAATCCCGGAGCGTCCGGCAGCATCTTTTATCTCACAAACGATGACGAGTTCATCATTAAAACAGTCCAGCACAAGGAAGGCGAGTTCCTGCAGAAACTTCTGCCCGGTTACTACTTGAATCTCGATCAG AACCCCCGCACGTTGCTACCAAAGTTCTTCGGTTTATATTGTTATCAGTGCAACAGTAAGAACGTGCGGTTAGTCGCTATGAACAATTTGCTGCCATCGTACGTGAAGCTTCATCAGAAGTACGATCTCAAAGGTTCTACTTACAAGAGAAAG GCAAGTAAAACGGAAAGACAAAAAAGTTCACCGACCTACAAAGACTTGGATTTCATGGAACATCACACGGAAGGCATCTTCTTAGAGGCTGACACGTACACGGCTCTCATCAAGACAATGCAGAGGGACTGCCGTGTCTTGGAGAGTTTTAAG ATAATGGACTATTCACTGCTAGTCGGCATCCACAATCTCGACGAGGCTCAACGCGAGAAGACGGAGGCCAGAAAGAGGACAGACTCCGGCCAGAGTGACGACGAGAATGAGGGCGAACCCAAGAAGAGTGGGCTCAATAGAACGAG ATTAGAGCAAGCCAAAGAGGATTTTAAGACGCAAGTCAAACGAAcaca ATCTATAAATCGTCAGCGATTAGTCGCTCACTCGACTGCAATGGAGAGTATACAGGCTGAAAGCGAACCCATCGATGAAGAGGAAGACGTAcc TCCGGGCGGTATTCCGGCTCGGAACGCGCGCGGCGAGCGTCTCCTCCTGTTTTTGGGTATCATCGACATCCTGCAGTCGTACCGGCTCCGGAAGAAGCTGGAACACACCTGGAAGAGCATGATACACGATGGC GACACCGTCTCAGTGCATCGACCTAATTTCTACGCTCAAAGATTCTTAGACTTCATGGCGAGGACAGTTTTCAAGAAGATACCTTCGT CGTTAAAACATTCACCGTCGAAGAGGAAAAGTATCGCTAAGCCGAGCAGACCGCAGGAAGAAATCGACACAGCAG GCGCTACTACATCTAGCGGTTCCGCCATGAAAGCAG TGTCGCTTACCGATGTCACAGCTCAAATAACGCCCACATCAGTCACGTCGCCGGTATCGACGGCCGCGAAGGTATCCCAAGCGGCCGCTAAGACGACGCTGACCGAACCGGACGTAGCGTTTCCAGCGGTTCTCAAAGGCTCTCAGAAACAGAGAGTACCCCCACCAGTCCCGCCGCGTGGTTCCCCGAAAACGAAACGCGGAGGGGCCAATTCCCAAACATCGAGCCTTGACACCAAAGGTGATTATCAAACTTTACGCATACCGGTCAACGATATACCACGTCAGACAGCTATCACGTGTAGTGACGATGATTTTGGTTTTTATGGGCATGATTTAAGATTTAGAGAACCCGTTGCATGCCGCATCCCACCTTCTATATCCGATCATTCTTTTAAACTTACTAAGGAATCGTCTAACTCTTTCTCGGGCTATCCAGAAGAAGGGGACAGACTGAGTCACTCGGGAAGGGACTTGATTGCTCAGTCAACCATGATGTCGAggtttaatatagataaagcgGTGAGAGAACATCTGGATACTGGTAATTATGATGACGACTCGTTTACTGAATCAAGCGACGAAGTGATCGTGATCCACGAGTTAAACGATGATTTTGTTATCGAAACAATGTCGAATGACTCAGTTAATTATAAAAGCGAAATTCCTCCAAAGAACAAAAAATCCTTTAAATCTACGTTTAAAAACAGTTCACCGGTTGAAAGTACGAACGGTCAGAAGTCTAAATCGAGTCTAATATCtagaataaatacattaaagaaGTCTCTAACGGTACAAAAAGATTTACAATTCGCTGAAACTGACAAGATGCCTGAAAGGAGTAATGAGAAAGGCGGATTCATATCCGGTATtacgaaatttaatttcaatcaatcGATAAAAGATAAATACCGTGGATTGACTCGGACGAAATTTAAGCCGAAGATTGAGATAAAAACGTATTCCGAGGAGCATCAAAACGTGAATAAAGATGAAGTGATATGCCATAAGAAAGCGAAAACGAAAATAGACTTGTTTCAGAAACACATTCTGAAAGTTCAAACTGAACCGGACAGCTGTTCTGTGTCGTCTTCGAGAGACAGCGTCCTGTCGACTTTCGAAAGAGGTGATATTAAACAGACGAAGAAAATATTCGAACAGCCACAAAAGGTTGAAACTACGACTGTACCAAAAAAACCtaattaccataaaaaaaagcgtGCTCCCGATCCGATCGCATTGAAGCTGAACACTGGAAACGTACATGATAAGATAAGGAAGTTTTCAGTTTCCATCGTACCCGAACCCCCGAAAGCTCCGCCACCGATCACGCCGAGAAAGAAGGAAGTGGATATCAAAAGAGATGCATTCATACAAAAGTTCGatactaagattatttacgaGATGAGAAAGGAATTCGAGGAAATTCTATAG
- the LOC124541265 gene encoding uncharacterized protein LOC124541265 isoform X2, producing the protein MASGDSDHIEVMDNTVLKKSDVGTGHSGSEDDDRDRASIAEKNAPYDPAVGPLGAISKVHKSDRKIGHRRVGEGGEITYKKIQSSQIMGSIQLGIQHAIGGLASKPERDLLMQDFMTVETTNFPSEGSNHTPAHHYSEFKFKTYAPIAFRYFRDLFGIQPDDFLMSMCSAPLRELSNPGASGSIFYLTNDDEFIIKTVQHKEGEFLQKLLPGYYLNLDQNPRTLLPKFFGLYCYQCNSKNVRLVAMNNLLPSYVKLHQKYDLKGSTYKRKASKTERQKSSPTYKDLDFMEHHTEGIFLEADTYTALIKTMQRDCRVLESFKIMDYSLLVGIHNLDEAQREKTEARKRTDSGQSDDENEGEPKKSGLNRTRSINRQRLVAHSTAMESIQAESEPIDEEEDVPPGGIPARNARGERLLLFLGIIDILQSYRLRKKLEHTWKSMIHDGDTVSVHRPNFYAQRFLDFMARTVFKKIPSSLKHSPSKRKSIAKPSRPQEEIDTAGATTSSGSAMKAVSLTDVTAQITPTSVTSPVSTAAKVSQAAAKTTLTEPDVAFPAVLKGSQKQRVPPPVPPRGSPKTKRGGANSQTSSLDTKGDYQTLRIPVNDIPRQTAITCSDDDFGFYGHDLRFREPVACRIPPSISDHSFKLTKESSNSFSGYPEEGDRLSHSGRDLIAQSTMMSRFNIDKAVREHLDTGNYDDDSFTESSDEVIVIHELNDDFVIETMSNDSVNYKSEIPPKNKKSFKSTFKNSSPVESTNGQKSKSSLISRINTLKKSLTVQKDLQFAETDKMPERSNEKGGFISGITKFNFNQSIKDKYRGLTRTKFKPKIEIKTYSEEHQNVNKDEVICHKKAKTKIDLFQKHILKVQTEPDSCSVSSSRDSVLSTFERGDIKQTKKIFEQPQKVETTTVPKKPNYHKKKRAPDPIALKLNTGNVHDKIRKFSVSIVPEPPKAPPPITPRKKEVDIKRDAFIQKFDTKIIYEMRKEFEEIL; encoded by the exons GTATCCAACACGCAATCGGTGGTCTTGCCTCGAAGCCGGAACGCGATCTTCTCATGCAGGACTTCATGACAGTCGAGACGACAAACTTCCCGTCCGAGGGATCGAACCACACGCCCGCTCACCACTACTCCGAGTTCAAGTTCAAAACGTACGCCCCGATAGCCTTCAGATACTTCCGAGATCTGTTCGGAATACAGCCAGACGATTTCCTT ATGTCAATGTGCAGCGCCCCGTTACGCGAGCTCAGCAATCCCGGAGCGTCCGGCAGCATCTTTTATCTCACAAACGATGACGAGTTCATCATTAAAACAGTCCAGCACAAGGAAGGCGAGTTCCTGCAGAAACTTCTGCCCGGTTACTACTTGAATCTCGATCAG AACCCCCGCACGTTGCTACCAAAGTTCTTCGGTTTATATTGTTATCAGTGCAACAGTAAGAACGTGCGGTTAGTCGCTATGAACAATTTGCTGCCATCGTACGTGAAGCTTCATCAGAAGTACGATCTCAAAGGTTCTACTTACAAGAGAAAG GCAAGTAAAACGGAAAGACAAAAAAGTTCACCGACCTACAAAGACTTGGATTTCATGGAACATCACACGGAAGGCATCTTCTTAGAGGCTGACACGTACACGGCTCTCATCAAGACAATGCAGAGGGACTGCCGTGTCTTGGAGAGTTTTAAG ATAATGGACTATTCACTGCTAGTCGGCATCCACAATCTCGACGAGGCTCAACGCGAGAAGACGGAGGCCAGAAAGAGGACAGACTCCGGCCAGAGTGACGACGAGAATGAGGGCGAACCCAAGAAGAGTGGGCTCAATAGAACGAG ATCTATAAATCGTCAGCGATTAGTCGCTCACTCGACTGCAATGGAGAGTATACAGGCTGAAAGCGAACCCATCGATGAAGAGGAAGACGTAcc TCCGGGCGGTATTCCGGCTCGGAACGCGCGCGGCGAGCGTCTCCTCCTGTTTTTGGGTATCATCGACATCCTGCAGTCGTACCGGCTCCGGAAGAAGCTGGAACACACCTGGAAGAGCATGATACACGATGGC GACACCGTCTCAGTGCATCGACCTAATTTCTACGCTCAAAGATTCTTAGACTTCATGGCGAGGACAGTTTTCAAGAAGATACCTTCGT CGTTAAAACATTCACCGTCGAAGAGGAAAAGTATCGCTAAGCCGAGCAGACCGCAGGAAGAAATCGACACAGCAG GCGCTACTACATCTAGCGGTTCCGCCATGAAAGCAG TGTCGCTTACCGATGTCACAGCTCAAATAACGCCCACATCAGTCACGTCGCCGGTATCGACGGCCGCGAAGGTATCCCAAGCGGCCGCTAAGACGACGCTGACCGAACCGGACGTAGCGTTTCCAGCGGTTCTCAAAGGCTCTCAGAAACAGAGAGTACCCCCACCAGTCCCGCCGCGTGGTTCCCCGAAAACGAAACGCGGAGGGGCCAATTCCCAAACATCGAGCCTTGACACCAAAGGTGATTATCAAACTTTACGCATACCGGTCAACGATATACCACGTCAGACAGCTATCACGTGTAGTGACGATGATTTTGGTTTTTATGGGCATGATTTAAGATTTAGAGAACCCGTTGCATGCCGCATCCCACCTTCTATATCCGATCATTCTTTTAAACTTACTAAGGAATCGTCTAACTCTTTCTCGGGCTATCCAGAAGAAGGGGACAGACTGAGTCACTCGGGAAGGGACTTGATTGCTCAGTCAACCATGATGTCGAggtttaatatagataaagcgGTGAGAGAACATCTGGATACTGGTAATTATGATGACGACTCGTTTACTGAATCAAGCGACGAAGTGATCGTGATCCACGAGTTAAACGATGATTTTGTTATCGAAACAATGTCGAATGACTCAGTTAATTATAAAAGCGAAATTCCTCCAAAGAACAAAAAATCCTTTAAATCTACGTTTAAAAACAGTTCACCGGTTGAAAGTACGAACGGTCAGAAGTCTAAATCGAGTCTAATATCtagaataaatacattaaagaaGTCTCTAACGGTACAAAAAGATTTACAATTCGCTGAAACTGACAAGATGCCTGAAAGGAGTAATGAGAAAGGCGGATTCATATCCGGTATtacgaaatttaatttcaatcaatcGATAAAAGATAAATACCGTGGATTGACTCGGACGAAATTTAAGCCGAAGATTGAGATAAAAACGTATTCCGAGGAGCATCAAAACGTGAATAAAGATGAAGTGATATGCCATAAGAAAGCGAAAACGAAAATAGACTTGTTTCAGAAACACATTCTGAAAGTTCAAACTGAACCGGACAGCTGTTCTGTGTCGTCTTCGAGAGACAGCGTCCTGTCGACTTTCGAAAGAGGTGATATTAAACAGACGAAGAAAATATTCGAACAGCCACAAAAGGTTGAAACTACGACTGTACCAAAAAAACCtaattaccataaaaaaaagcgtGCTCCCGATCCGATCGCATTGAAGCTGAACACTGGAAACGTACATGATAAGATAAGGAAGTTTTCAGTTTCCATCGTACCCGAACCCCCGAAAGCTCCGCCACCGATCACGCCGAGAAAGAAGGAAGTGGATATCAAAAGAGATGCATTCATACAAAAGTTCGatactaagattatttacgaGATGAGAAAGGAATTCGAGGAAATTCTATAG